CATTTCCATCACGCGGATCGGGTTGGCCACATCGCCACAATGAAATTCGGTTTCGCCGGTCGTGTCCATCTGACGAATAATCGGAAACAGTACTTGCTCTTCTTTAGCCAGATGCTGGGTCAGCTCTGCGGTCAGGGCGCTCAATGTCCCCGCGACCCTGGTCAATTCCGGATGACGCTCTGAGTGCGCGTTGACCACTTTTTCCATCAGATCGCTCAGACGGGGAAGCTCTTTTCTAAGGTAGACATGATGGGTCGCTTCGATATGATCGGCCAGTTTGGTCACGCTGGCTTCGCGCCAGTCGGTGCTATCGACCTCTTTCACTTCGGCGTCCGATTTGGTCAGCGCGGAGAGGATCTCATCGGCGTCGATCCCTTTTTCTTTGCATGCTTCACTTAGGGGAACATGGCCGCCGCAACAGTAGTCCAGGCCGTACTGCTCAAAGACCCGTGATCGGCTGAGTTTTTCTGCGACTATCTGTCCGATCGGAGTTTCCAGTGTGCTTTCCTGCATTTTGTATCTCCATACGTTAAGAAGTTTCGAAGAAACTACGATGCCAGACCTGGCAAGTCATTGACCTAAGTCAATTAATATCCCTTTCAATTTCCCTTGTACAGACCTACGAGCTAAAACCAACTGCGCCCGGTATGACAGAAATAACTTGCGGAGCTCATGAGGCCCATTTATGGGTGATTCATCACTCTTCGCGGATCGCGTCGACCGGGTTGGTGCGGGCGGCCCTGATTACTTGCATACTGACGGTGCCAAGGGCCACGACCATAACGGTAAATCCGGCCAAAAGAAAAACTCCCAGCCCAATCTCGGTACGATAGGCGAAGTTTTCAAGCCAGCGGCTCAATGAGTAGTAGGCAACCGGCCAGGCGACAATGTTGGCTATAGCGCCGAGTATAACAAACTCCCTGGTCAGCATGCCGGTGATACTGGACACCGAGGCGCCTAACACCTTGCGAATACCGATAGCCTTGGTCATGCGGGTGATACTGAAGGCCGAAAGCCCGTAAATGCCGAGCACGATTATGACAATGGCCAAAAGTGAAAACAGACTGTAGACACGACCGAACCGTTCATCGGATTCGTACTGTTGATGATAGTAGTCATCAAGGAAGAAATACTCAAACGGATTGCCGGGGAACATCTTGTCATATTGACCGCGCACTGATGCAATCGTTGCCTGAACATCCTGAACATTGGTTTTGACGGCAATCATGCCCATCGTACCCCGACCGTAAGGCATCAGA
The nucleotide sequence above comes from Candidatus Zixiibacteriota bacterium. Encoded proteins:
- the ric gene encoding iron-sulfur cluster repair di-iron protein gives rise to the protein MQESTLETPIGQIVAEKLSRSRVFEQYGLDYCCGGHVPLSEACKEKGIDADEILSALTKSDAEVKEVDSTDWREASVTKLADHIEATHHVYLRKELPRLSDLMEKVVNAHSERHPELTRVAGTLSALTAELTQHLAKEEQVLFPIIRQMDTTGETEFHCGDVANPIRVMEMEHNNAGNALSDLKSLTNGYQPPEDGCTTYQALLQGLAELEFDIHQHILKESSILFPRAIALEEKLRQ